The nucleotide sequence GCCCGGTCAGGAGCAGATTGACGCCGGTTCTGGCTTCCCGCGCGGCCTTTTCGACGAGAAGGAGCGGCCGAAGCGCCATGACGCCGACGTCGAGCCATTTGGAGGGTAGAACCGCAACAGGACCATTGGCGGTCCGCCGATAGAAGCCGTATCGATACTTCTCGATATCAAGGTCAGTATCTCCACGATTGCGATCGGGGTCGGCAAACCTGAGGTCGGAATCCGCGAACATCCCGTACCAGACGCCGATCACGAACGTATTGGGTGCAGGATTGGGGCTGCTCTGCGTCTCGTGCACCAAATTAATGATCTGGGCTACTTCCGAAATATTCGCACCACCCATCGCCAGATTGCTAACTTTCGCGCAGGCCAATTTCGGTTGGATCACCCTCTGGAAGAAGCCAACAGCCGCATTGGACGCTCCTATGATCAGCACCTTGCTGTCCGAATTGTCGAGGGCGCTGCGTCCGAGAAAGACGTATTTTGGCACGGTCATGAACAGCGTGCGCTCTGCTGCCTGAAAGTCGCGAGGCCCTCCCTGCGAGGGATCCGGGAACACCAGGAAGGAGAGACCACCAATCAGGACATAAAGACACGCGAATGATGCCAACGTTAGCGCGGTCTGGCGAAGGATGTATCTCAACTTAAAACGCCTTGTAGACGAAGTCGGGAGACTTGTGGAGCAGCGTGGTGACCGCGACGATAGCCATCATTTGGCTCGCCAGCGTCAGGTTCCGGCCGATGAGACTATCGCGGATGGTTGCCAGAAAAGATGGTGCAGTCAGGTGGGGGGCAACCTGATCGGCGATAAACCAGAACAGCCCAAACGCAACCGTCATGCCGGCAATTGCTGCCGATATCCCGGCGGGGCCAAGACGGGTGAGCAAGCCTGCGAAGTCCGACAGTTCCGGCATCCAAAGGCACGTCAGGGCCAACACGAAATAGCTGATGGTAATGCCGCGAGCGAAATAGATATAACCCAAGGTTTCGCTCATCGCCCTGTAGCGCTTCTTCCCGAGCCATTGCGCGCAGGCGACCTGCCAGAGCTTGTTGATGCTGGCCCCGGCACCCATGAGAAGTCCGTAGACGACGAAAACGGCCGTGGTGCCATGCCAGATACCCATCACGAGAAACGTGACGAAAAATGCGAAAACGCCGAGATAGGCCGTCAGCGCGGGCGCAGGAAACCAGGACATCAGGAGCATGACAAGCGGGTTGAACAGATAGAACTTGAACCACTGCGACAACGTCATGTGCCAACGCTGCCAAAACTCTAGGAAGCTGCGGGCCGAGAAGGGTCTATCAAAGTTTTCCGGCAGGGACTGACCGAGCAGCACTCCGCTACCGATGACGATGTCCATGTACCCGGAAAAATTATAGTACAGGTATATGGTGTAGAGTGAAGCAGTCACACCATAGAGAATGCAGAGCTTTACGAAGGACGGATCGCCCGGCAGAAAGAGCTGCGGCTTTAGAAACGAGAACGCGTAATCCGCCAAGGCGGCGATGATCACAAATTTCGCGTAGCCGGCGATCACCCTGGCAAAGGCATGGAATACCTTGTCCGCATCGAGCTTGATGACCGCTATGCCGTCTGCGGCGCGAAAATCCTGATAGCGCTGGATCGGTCCGGACACAAAGCACAGAAAATTGCACGTGTAGCGGAAGAATGCGGTCGGCCCGATTCGCTCGTCGAGATCCCCCGAATGGACATCGACCATTAGATGCAGGATTCGGAACAGGATATAGGACAGCCCGATCGTCAAATACGGAAACGGGAGACGACCGAGATCATCGAAGAATGAGAACCGCTTCAGGAAGACATAGCACGCCAGGACGCCAAGGACCCCGAAGCCCAGCGCAAGCGAAGACTTCCAAACGGAAAGAATCGAGATGCATGCATAGCCCAAGAGCAGAAAAGCGAGCAAGGGCAGGATCTGGGTGTAGTCGGTGACGTAACTGGCGATAAAGATGCCATTGCCCAATCCGAGCACCAGCTTCCGATACGAAACGGAGTCACTGATGTGATAGGCGAGAATGACTCCGGCCAGGAAAGCGAAAAACAGAGGAGATGTGAGGCTCATCGACGATCAGCTCGAGCGTAAAGGCTTGCGGGAAGAAGATTGGCTTAAGCAGGCTGCAGCTGCAGTTGTTCACGCTCCACCGTCATCGGCAGGTCGCCGAGTTCTGCGTCGGTTTTCAGCTCCCATCGACTGCTGCCGTCGGAAGCAGTTTCTATCCGCGTAAATCCAAGCTTTCCATAGTGTTCGGCGACCATCTCGTTTCGCTCGGTTGGAAGGTAAAGGCCTTCCAGGGTCGAGATGCCTGCAGCGCGCGCACGGAACAAGATCTCAGCAAGCACCGCCTGTTCGACGCACCGCCCCAGCACCCGACAGCTCATTAACCAGGTGTCGATGGTCCAGGTGCCCGGGCGGGACGGGCGGCATATGACGACACAAATGATTCCGTTGTCGCCGAACTTGTCAAGCAGCCGGACGTGCAGCGTCATCGCATCACCGTCGTGCTCGAACTGTTCGATCTGGGGCTCGGTATAACGGCGAGTAGTCAGATTGAACTGGTTGCTCTTGTTGATCAGCTGGGTAACGCGCGACCTCGTCGTGCGATCGAAGGAGCCGAACACGATGCGCATCTCCAGCGACCGCAGATAGGACTGAATGTCCGAAGTCTGTCCCTGCAAACTCAACCGGCGGGCGTTTGCCTGATACATGTCGGCCCGCGCGCGATCTTCATCGGAAAAGGCGATCGCCTCAAAA is from Bradyrhizobium xenonodulans and encodes:
- a CDS encoding MBOAT family O-acyltransferase, translated to MSLTSPLFFAFLAGVILAYHISDSVSYRKLVLGLGNGIFIASYVTDYTQILPLLAFLLLGYACISILSVWKSSLALGFGVLGVLACYVFLKRFSFFDDLGRLPFPYLTIGLSYILFRILHLMVDVHSGDLDERIGPTAFFRYTCNFLCFVSGPIQRYQDFRAADGIAVIKLDADKVFHAFARVIAGYAKFVIIAALADYAFSFLKPQLFLPGDPSFVKLCILYGVTASLYTIYLYYNFSGYMDIVIGSGVLLGQSLPENFDRPFSARSFLEFWQRWHMTLSQWFKFYLFNPLVMLLMSWFPAPALTAYLGVFAFFVTFLVMGIWHGTTAVFVVYGLLMGAGASINKLWQVACAQWLGKKRYRAMSETLGYIYFARGITISYFVLALTCLWMPELSDFAGLLTRLGPAGISAAIAGMTVAFGLFWFIADQVAPHLTAPSFLATIRDSLIGRNLTLASQMMAIVAVTTLLHKSPDFVYKAF